The DNA region AGAACCAGACGACTGCTGCTCGAGGCGGCGGTGCTCGAGTTCGCCGAACGCGGACCCGACGGCGCCCGGGTGAACGCCATCGCGACCCGCGCCGGCATCAACAAGGAACGCATCTACCAGTACTTCGGCGACAAACGCGGCCTGTTCGAGGCGGTGCTCACCGACCAGCTCGAACAACTCGCCGCCGCCAGCCCGCTGACCGCCGACACCGCCGGCGACCTGGCCGAATACGCCGGCCACGTCTTCGACTTCCATCGCACCCACCCGAAGTTCCTGCGCCTCATGTACTGGGAGGGCCTGCAACCGCAGGAGGGCCGCCTGCCCGCCGAATCAGCCCGCGCATCGCACTACGCGGACAAGGTGGCCGCCCTGGCCGCCGCCCAGCAGGCCGGCACCCTCCCCGACGAGGTCGCCCCCGGCTACCTCCTCTACGCGGTCGCCGCCCTGGCGGCGTGGTGGTTCGCGGCCCCGCAGGTGGTCCGCATGATCCTCGGCCCCGACACCGACGACCCGGACGCCCTGCGGGCCGCCCTGGTCAGCCTGGTGCGACGCCTGGAAGTGCGGGACTAGCGCCGCACCAATTCGCGGATGGCTCCGGTGATTTCGCCGGGGGACTCCTCGGCCATGAAATGACCGCAGCCGACGGTCCGATGATCCAGATCCGGTGCCCACGCGCTCCACAATGCGGCGGCGTCGAAGCCGAGGAACGCACCCCAATCCTGTTGCAGCACGGTCACCGGCATGCCGAGCGTGTTGCCCGCCGCCCGGTCCGCGCGATCGTGTTCGAGGTCGATGGTCGCCGACGCGCGATAGTCGGCCACGATCGACGCGACGGCCGCGCGGCTCGCGGCGAGGTACTCGGCGCGGATCTCGGCGGGGATGGCCGCCGGGTCCCGGGTCCAGATGTCGAGGAAGTGGCCGAAGAACACGTCCGGGCTCGCTCCGATCAGCTGCTCGGGCAGGTCGGCGGGCTGGGCCATCAAATACAGGTGGAAGCCGGTGGCGGCGGTGACGCCGTGCATGACCTCCCACATATCGAGGGTCGGCAGCACGTCCAGCGACGCCAGGTGGGTGACCCGCTCCGGATGGTCGAGGGCGGTGCGGATGGCGACCAGCGCGCCCCGATCGTGGCCCGCCAGCGCGAACCGCTCGTGGCCGAGAGCCTGTGCCAGGGCGACGATATCGTCGCCCATGACGCGCTTGGCGTACGCGGCGCCGGTGGGGTCGGCGGGCTTGTCGCTGTCGCCGTAGCCGCGCAGATCCGGGCAGATGACGGTGTGGTCGGCGGCCAGTTCGACGGCCACGTGCCGCCACACGAGATGGGTCTGCGGGAAGCCGTGCAGCAGCATGATCGGGCGGCCGTTTCCGGCGACAGCGGTGTTCAGGGTGACCCCGTCGGCGACCTCGACGCGGTGATAGTCGAAACCGGGGATGCGCGAGCCCATGGTGTTCCTTTCGGCGAACTTCTCGGTACGAAACGAGCCTGGCCCGGAGCGCTCAGCAATCGGTCAGCGCCGACTCAGCGATAGAGTCGGCGGACGTGGTGACCTTCGGAGTGCTCGGCCCGCTGCGCGCCGAGAACGAGCGTGGCTCGCTGGCTCTCAAGGGCCCGCGCCACCGGGCGCTGCTGGCTCGGTTGCTGGTGGCGCGCGGCCGGGTGGTGCCACTCTCGCGGATCATCGACGACCTCTGGGAGCAGCCACCCCGCGACCCGGCCGGAGCTATTCAGACGTTCGTCTCGGACCTGCGCCGCGTTCTCGAACCCGGCCGGGCGCCCCGGCAACCGGCCACCATCCTGGTCACCGCCGCACCCGGTTACGCGCTGTACGCCGACCCCGAGCAGCTGGACTCGGGCCGATTCGCCGCGTTGGTCTCGTCCGCGAACAACCGTCACGCCGGCGACCCGGCCGCGGCGATGGCCGATCTCGATGCCGCACTGGCGCTCTGGCGCGGCCCGGCCTATGCGGAATTCGCTCAGGAGTCCTGGTCCCGTGCCGAAATCACCCGTCTCGACGAATTGCGCTCGCACGCGGTCGAGCAGCGTGCCCGCGTCCTGACCGATCTCGGCCGGCACGCCGAGGCGCTGGCGGCTCTGGAACCGCACCTCCAGGACCACCCACTGCGCGAACCAGCCTGGCACACAATGGCTTTGGCCCGCTACCGCGCCGGACGCCAAGCCGATGCCCTGGCCGCACTGCGTCGGATCAGCGGAGACCTCCGCGCGAACCTGGGCGTCGACCCGGGGCCGGATCTGCGTCAGCTCGAATCCGACATCCTGACTCAGGCAGCGCATTTGGCAGCTCCGCTGCCCACCTCCGGTCGATCACCCGACCCGGCGGCAGGCGGGACCATGCCCTCGCCCGAGCAAACCGGGTCCGTGGACAGAGGCGGCGGAAGGCCGGGCGCTCGGAAGGTCTTCGTCGGCCGTGCCGGTGAATCGGCGCGGCTACGAGCCGTAGCCGCGCGAGTAGCCGGGACCGGCGCGGCTGGACTGGCGTTGGTCTCCGGAATCGAAGGGGCCGGGAAAACCGCACTGATCGAAGAGCTTTCAGCGGATCTCGTAGCGCGAGGATGGGTGGTCGCCTGGGGAACCAGCCCGCCGGAAAGCAGCGCACCGCTCAACTGGCCGTGGACGCGGATCACCGCTGCGCTGACCGCGGCACGCGGGATCGTGCCCGTGGACGACGTGGGCGGACGGGATGGGGAAGGCGTCGGCGATGGCCGGGCACAGCGGAGGGATGCCGATGAGGCTGTCGGCCGGTTCCTCGCACAGCGCGCGGCCGTCGACTACCTGGGGCGGGTGGCCGCCGCCGGACCCGTGCTGGTGGTCTTCGACGATCTGCACTGGGCGGGCGAGGAGACCTTGGAACTGCTGACCGCCTTGGCGACCGCGCCGGCCGCAGGGCCGGTGCTGTTGGTCGGCGCGTATCGCGGCACCGATGTGACCGCGGGGCTGGCGGCGGCGCTGGCTCGGATGGCGCGGGTGGAGCCGGTGCGGATTCAGCTGGGCGGGTTGGGAGCCGACGACACCGGCGCGCTGGTGCGTGAGGTCGCCGGGCCGGGGATCGGGGCGGCTGCGGTACGGCGGATTCATGATCGGGGACAGGGGAATCCGTTCTACACCCGGGAGCTGGCGCGACTCTGGTTCGAGGAGGGAGACACGGCGCTGGAGTCGGTGCCGGCGGGCGTGCGGGATGTTGTTCGGCATCGGCTGGAGCGGCTGGACGAGGCGCAGCGGATGGTGCTGCAACTGGCCGCGGTGATCGGGCCGGAGGTCGACGTCGAGCTGCTGGTGGAGCTGGTCGGGGATGAGTACCGTGCGAACTCGGCGGTGGCCGCGGCGCTGCGGGCCGGATTCCTGGACGAATCCGGCGCGGCGGGTGTGGCTTTCGCGCACACCCTGGTCCGCGATGTCGTCTACCGCGATATCCCGGCGCCGCGTCGATCGGCTTGGCACGCACACGTCGGCACCCTGTTGGAAGCCACTGGAACCGCCGATTCCGCAGTGTTGGCACACCATTTCGCCCGCGCCGCCACCCGGGCGACGGCGCCGCGAGCCGGAAAGTACTCGCGCGCCGCCGCGGTCGCCGCCGAGCGGCTGTTCGCGCCGCACGAAGCCGCGCGGCTGTGGGCCGACGCCGCGGCCGCCTACCAGCGTGCCGGTGATATCCGGGCCGGGCTCGAGGCGACCATGGGTTCGGTCCGCGCGCTGGCGGTGACCGGACGCCTCGCGGCGGCCGGAACCCTCCGTGCCCAGTCGATTCGGACCGCCGAGCAGCTTGCCGACCCCGAACTCGCCGCCCGCGTGATCGTCGCCTTCGACGTCCCCGCCGTATGGACCGACACCGACGACCCGGAGCTGGCACGCGCCGTCGTGGCCGCCGCCGAACGTGCCCTGCGCGCCCTCCCCGTCGAGGACTCGGAGCTGCGCTGCCGTCTGCTCACCACGATCGCCTTGGAATTGCGTGCCACCGCCACCGG from Nocardia tengchongensis includes:
- a CDS encoding BTAD domain-containing putative transcriptional regulator, whose protein sequence is MVTFGVLGPLRAENERGSLALKGPRHRALLARLLVARGRVVPLSRIIDDLWEQPPRDPAGAIQTFVSDLRRVLEPGRAPRQPATILVTAAPGYALYADPEQLDSGRFAALVSSANNRHAGDPAAAMADLDAALALWRGPAYAEFAQESWSRAEITRLDELRSHAVEQRARVLTDLGRHAEALAALEPHLQDHPLREPAWHTMALARYRAGRQADALAALRRISGDLRANLGVDPGPDLRQLESDILTQAAHLAAPLPTSGRSPDPAAGGTMPSPEQTGSVDRGGGRPGARKVFVGRAGESARLRAVAARVAGTGAAGLALVSGIEGAGKTALIEELSADLVARGWVVAWGTSPPESSAPLNWPWTRITAALTAARGIVPVDDVGGRDGEGVGDGRAQRRDADEAVGRFLAQRAAVDYLGRVAAAGPVLVVFDDLHWAGEETLELLTALATAPAAGPVLLVGAYRGTDVTAGLAAALARMARVEPVRIQLGGLGADDTGALVREVAGPGIGAAAVRRIHDRGQGNPFYTRELARLWFEEGDTALESVPAGVRDVVRHRLERLDEAQRMVLQLAAVIGPEVDVELLVELVGDEYRANSAVAAALRAGFLDESGAAGVAFAHTLVRDVVYRDIPAPRRSAWHAHVGTLLEATGTADSAVLAHHFARAATRATAPRAGKYSRAAAVAAERLFAPHEAARLWADAAAAYQRAGDIRAGLEATMGSVRALAVTGRLAAAGTLRAQSIRTAEQLADPELAARVIVAFDVPAVWTDTDDPELARAVVAAAERALRALPVEDSELRCRLLTTIALELRATATGTGRAAAEEAEAIAAQLNNPALQALTINARFMQTFDRAGLAPERAALGARLIALSQAHDLVTFEVLGHLISIQALSATADFDTADVHVRAVDALADRYGLPLVPFFTHWYAAMRTSLSAPFDEADAAYRSAATAHPGTAMPGLHTGLLPLALLCLRLRHAEPLAVDPRTDWGAHEPWVRPVILLDQGDPEAARSALLALPDPPPDLLFELRLALLAHAALTLNERRLLDRLRERLSPAAAELAGAGTGLLTLGPVSDYLARLRDALS
- a CDS encoding alpha/beta fold hydrolase, which translates into the protein MGSRIPGFDYHRVEVADGVTLNTAVAGNGRPIMLLHGFPQTHLVWRHVAVELAADHTVICPDLRGYGDSDKPADPTGAAYAKRVMGDDIVALAQALGHERFALAGHDRGALVAIRTALDHPERVTHLASLDVLPTLDMWEVMHGVTAATGFHLYLMAQPADLPEQLIGASPDVFFGHFLDIWTRDPAAIPAEIRAEYLAASRAAVASIVADYRASATIDLEHDRADRAAGNTLGMPVTVLQQDWGAFLGFDAAALWSAWAPDLDHRTVGCGHFMAEESPGEITGAIRELVRR
- a CDS encoding TetR/AcrR family transcriptional regulator produces the protein MDHMAWDTERTRRLLLEAAVLEFAERGPDGARVNAIATRAGINKERIYQYFGDKRGLFEAVLTDQLEQLAAASPLTADTAGDLAEYAGHVFDFHRTHPKFLRLMYWEGLQPQEGRLPAESARASHYADKVAALAAAQQAGTLPDEVAPGYLLYAVAALAAWWFAAPQVVRMILGPDTDDPDALRAALVSLVRRLEVRD